One region of Bacterioplanoides sp. SCSIO 12839 genomic DNA includes:
- the cobT gene encoding nicotinate-nucleotide--dimethylbenzimidazole phosphoribosyltransferase — MTSSLYWWQQPAADKHDDIREQALLHQNQLTKPPGALGKLEKLAMDMAAMQGQVKPEIHNAHCVVFAGDHGVVAQGVSAFPQAVTVEMLKNFVAGGAAISVLANNNQFELSVVNCGTASDCLDLAGVIHQPIAAGTADFSQYAAMTEPQALQSLQLGSDQVDRVHQAGCDLLFAGDMGIGNTSAASAMAAVLLKLDVAGLTGPGTGVHGEALDHKTDVLITSVQRALPYIHKPVDALIQLGGFELGAIAGAYIRAAQLGIPVLVDGFITTSAALLAVQLNPSVRDWMIFSHGSAEPGHLQLLAALSAEPILDLGMRLGEGSGAGVAISVLRQALALHGQMATFAQAGVSGSGSGSGSGSDV; from the coding sequence ATGACGAGTTCTCTTTACTGGTGGCAGCAGCCAGCTGCCGATAAACATGACGATATTCGTGAGCAGGCGTTGCTGCATCAAAATCAGTTGACCAAGCCTCCGGGCGCACTGGGCAAGCTGGAGAAGCTGGCAATGGATATGGCCGCGATGCAGGGCCAGGTAAAACCGGAGATTCACAATGCCCACTGTGTTGTGTTTGCCGGAGATCACGGTGTGGTCGCGCAGGGTGTGTCAGCATTTCCGCAGGCCGTTACGGTGGAAATGCTAAAAAACTTTGTTGCCGGTGGCGCCGCAATTTCGGTATTGGCGAACAACAATCAGTTTGAGCTTTCAGTAGTGAACTGTGGCACCGCGAGTGACTGTCTGGATCTGGCAGGTGTGATTCATCAACCCATTGCTGCGGGGACCGCAGACTTTTCTCAATATGCGGCGATGACCGAACCGCAGGCGTTGCAATCCTTACAGCTGGGCTCAGATCAGGTCGACAGAGTGCATCAGGCAGGTTGTGATTTGTTGTTCGCCGGAGATATGGGCATTGGCAATACCTCGGCCGCCAGTGCCATGGCCGCCGTGTTGCTAAAGCTGGATGTTGCCGGTCTGACCGGCCCGGGAACTGGTGTTCATGGTGAGGCACTGGATCATAAAACGGATGTATTAATCACCAGTGTGCAACGTGCTTTGCCTTATATCCACAAGCCTGTGGATGCTTTGATTCAACTGGGTGGTTTTGAACTGGGTGCGATTGCCGGCGCGTATATCCGCGCTGCACAGCTGGGGATCCCGGTGTTGGTCGATGGCTTTATTACCACCAGTGCCGCCTTGTTGGCGGTTCAGTTAAATCCATCCGTTCGTGATTGGATGATCTTCAGTCATGGTTCTGCAGAGCCGGGGCACCTGCAATTGCTGGCCGCTCTGAGTGCCGAGCCAATTCTGGATTTAGGAATGCGTCTGGGAGAGGGCTCCGGTGCTGGAGTCGCCATCAGTGTGTTACGTCAGGCGTTGGCATTGCATGGCCAGATGGCCACCTTTGCTCAGGCCGGTGTCTCCGGCTCTGGCTCTGGCTCTGGCTCTGGTTCTGACGTCTGA
- a CDS encoding histidine phosphatase family protein — MTSTYIDLIRHGEPVGGNVFRGRVDLALSELGKQQFQARVQKHAQNWQQIISSPLQRCADSAQWLSDQQQIPCAVVESWQEIFYGDWENKPVTEVFQEHPQLAQKMWQNPLEFCAPNGEAVPDFQQRIIAAWNAVLEQYQGQHVLVVNHGGVMRVLAQYLLKLDPQAMNRLAIPYAGLIRFKIDHTEEQGKTRHWVSLLAMDGEDLTADDVSGILENQPA, encoded by the coding sequence ATGACATCGACTTATATCGATTTAATTCGCCACGGGGAGCCGGTGGGTGGCAATGTCTTCCGTGGCCGTGTTGACCTGGCACTGAGTGAGCTGGGCAAACAACAGTTTCAGGCGCGGGTACAAAAACACGCGCAGAACTGGCAACAAATTATCAGTTCGCCGTTGCAGCGTTGTGCTGACAGTGCCCAGTGGCTGTCCGATCAGCAACAAATTCCTTGTGCAGTGGTGGAATCCTGGCAGGAAATTTTTTACGGCGATTGGGAAAATAAACCCGTCACTGAGGTCTTTCAGGAGCACCCTCAGCTGGCTCAAAAAATGTGGCAGAACCCATTGGAGTTTTGTGCGCCAAACGGTGAAGCCGTCCCCGATTTTCAACAGCGTATTATCGCCGCCTGGAATGCGGTGTTAGAGCAATATCAGGGGCAGCATGTGCTGGTGGTTAATCACGGCGGAGTGATGCGGGTGTTGGCGCAATACCTGCTGAAACTTGACCCACAAGCGATGAACCGTCTGGCGATTCCGTATGCCGGTTTAATACGCTTTAAGATTGATCACACCGAAGAACAAGGCAAAACCAGGCATTGGGTATCGCTGCTGGCCATGGATGGTGAAGACCTGACCGCTGATGATGTTAGTGGCATTCTGGAGAACCAGCCTGCATGA
- the cobU gene encoding bifunctional adenosylcobinamide kinase/adenosylcobinamide-phosphate guanylyltransferase encodes MQATELILGGARSGKSRYGEQQMLTVQQITGAEVVYIATAENRDGEMQQRIEQHRRDRPADWHTIEEPLDLAACLRQIQVNSPSAAVMVDCLTLWLTNGLLHSDPQFWPRQKQDFLQQLERMQQPLVLISNEVGLGIVPMGELSRRFVDEAGWLHQAIARRVAHVTLVSAGLPMPLKRNGQPVSQAASLIN; translated from the coding sequence ATGCAAGCAACCGAATTGATCTTAGGGGGCGCTCGTAGTGGAAAAAGCCGCTACGGCGAGCAACAGATGTTGACGGTGCAGCAAATAACCGGTGCCGAAGTGGTCTACATCGCCACGGCTGAAAATCGTGACGGTGAAATGCAGCAGCGCATTGAGCAGCACCGCCGGGATCGTCCTGCTGACTGGCATACTATTGAAGAGCCGTTGGATCTGGCCGCCTGTCTGCGACAAATTCAGGTGAACTCGCCTTCAGCGGCAGTGATGGTGGATTGTCTGACATTATGGTTAACCAACGGTTTGTTGCATTCAGACCCACAGTTCTGGCCCCGGCAAAAGCAGGACTTTCTGCAACAGCTGGAGCGGATGCAGCAGCCACTGGTGTTGATCAGCAATGAGGTCGGGCTGGGCATTGTGCCGATGGGGGAGCTCAGTCGCCGCTTTGTTGATGAAGCCGGGTGGCTACATCAGGCAATCGCTCGCCGTGTTGCACATGTGACCCTGGTCAGTGCCGGTTTACCGATGCCACTTAAGCGTAATGGACAGCCGGTTTCTCAGGCTGCCAGTCTGATTAACTGA